The genomic stretch CATCTGACCGCGCGCCGCGCCGTCTTCATGAGACTTCGTGGAGTTTCATGGCGTTCGTGCCGCCCGGCTGCCCGACGAGCGTGCCGGACAGGATCACGATCCGGTCCCCGGCCGCCGCCAGCCGCTCCTCCTTCAGCCGGCGCTCGACCTGGAACACCCGCTCGTCCGCCTGCATGATCCGCGGCATCGTGCGGGGCAGCACGCCCCAGTAGAGGGCCATGCGCTGCCGCACGGACTCGGACGGAGTGAAGGCGACGATCGGCGCCGCCGGCCGCTGCTTGGCCAGCAGCCGTGCCGTGGTCCCGGACTCGCTGAAGGCCACGATCGCGCGGGCGCCGGTCGCCCCCGCCCCGCGGGAGGCCGCTTCGCAGATGGACTCGGGAATGGACCGGGCCCCCTCCCCGGCCGCGGGCCGCTCGTCCCCAGGCGCTCCGCGCCCGCCCGTCTCGGCCTCGGCCGTCCGGACGATGCGGTCCATCACCCGCACCGCCTCCACCGGATACTGCCCCCTGGCCGTCTCCGCGGAGAGCATGACCGCGTCGGTCCCGTCGAAGACCGCGTTGGCCACGTCGGAGGCCTCGGCCCTGGTCGGGCTCGGATGCGCCGTCATGGACTCCAGCATCTGGGTGGCGGTGATCACCAGGCGCCGGCGCCGGTTGGCTTCCCGGATGATCCGCTTCTGGAGCACCGGCACGACCTCCGGCCCCATCTCGACGCCCAGGTCGCCCCGCGCGATCATGACGCCGTCCGCCTCGTCCAGCAGCGGGCCCAGCGCCTCGATCGCCTCCGGCCGCTCGATCTTGGCGATGACCGGCACGTCGGCCCCGCAGGCCCCGATCAGCTTGCGGGCCTCGGCCACGTCGTCCGGTCCCCGCACGAACGACAGGGCCACGTAATCCACGCCCTGCGCGAGCCCGAACCGCAGGTCCTCCCGGTCCTTCTCGGTCAGCGTCGGGACGCGCACCCTCGTCCCGGGCAGGTTGATCCCCTTGTGCGCCCTGATCCGCCCGCCCGTGACGACCCGGCACTCCACCGCACCGCCCGCCACCTGCTCGACCATGAGCGCGATGAGCCCGTCGTCGATCAGGACCCGGGCGCCCGGCTGCACGTCCTCCGACAGCTCCGGGTAGGTGACCGGAATCTCGTTGGGCCGGAGCGGCCCGCGCGACGGCGCCTGATCCGGAACCAGGACGACCCGCTGCCCCGTGGCCACCTCCATGCCGCCGCCGGCCAGCTCGCCGACGCGGATGCGCGGCCCCTGCAGGTCCTGGATGATCGCGACCGCCGCGCCCAGGCGGGCGGCCACGGCGCGCACCGCCTTGATCGCCCGGCGGTGGGACTCGGGCGTGCCGTGGGAGAAGTTCAGCCGGGCCGCGTCCATGCCGGCCTGGATCAGCCGGTCCAGCACCTCCGGCTGGTCGCTGGCCGG from Nitrospirota bacterium encodes the following:
- the pyk gene encoding pyruvate kinase encodes the protein MRKAKIVCTIGPASDQPEVLDRLIQAGMDAARLNFSHGTPESHRRAIKAVRAVAARLGAAVAIIQDLQGPRIRVGELAGGGMEVATGQRVVLVPDQAPSRGPLRPNEIPVTYPELSEDVQPGARVLIDDGLIALMVEQVAGGAVECRVVTGGRIRAHKGINLPGTRVRVPTLTEKDREDLRFGLAQGVDYVALSFVRGPDDVAEARKLIGACGADVPVIAKIERPEAIEALGPLLDEADGVMIARGDLGVEMGPEVVPVLQKRIIREANRRRRLVITATQMLESMTAHPSPTRAEASDVANAVFDGTDAVMLSAETARGQYPVEAVRVMDRIVRTAEAETGGRGAPGDERPAAGEGARSIPESICEAASRGAGATGARAIVAFSESGTTARLLAKQRPAAPIVAFTPSESVRQRMALYWGVLPRTMPRIMQADERVFQVERRLKEERLAAAGDRIVILSGTLVGQPGGTNAMKLHEVS